A region from the Lolium perenne isolate Kyuss_39 chromosome 4, Kyuss_2.0, whole genome shotgun sequence genome encodes:
- the LOC127293689 gene encoding uncharacterized protein codes for MEDGGAPKPLKLRGEARVPDARKEPKTHDDKALIIPSSDDNWTWDAKPPRMPNSLLGALIKKFWPGRYTPLSTVPGGATKLATTWADYEDAPAVGFATAAEAVTTKFWCFYRVDPEHDTQARLTLRGACERLTPQQWYNQKFTSASAFWANKGKRVKKEYFVGNEPTEEWAMTIEEYMSVCPEWAEQHREAWEELIRARWLRQDEEFAAVSRRNMENRGTGGTHCAGNRDYTRFKGKKVAEAPPGVVLHDAQIYDMMRTKQKPNPALPQPQYYGNAKAAKEDYCDMVKSRHPEVDDPLSIPVDEESLVLSGHGRPHGRFPWMNKAVKPTHSTSYTRLKHTLTADSPQPRPRPARPPAYDPDFEAAFEACNEAYQQAAAQWNRQNTAYMAYIGVSLNLSSRK; via the exons atggaggatgggggtgcgccgaagcccttgaagcttcgtggagaagctagagtccccgatgcgaggaaggagccgaagacccatgatgacaaggcccttatcattccttcgagcgatga caactggacatgggatgccaagcccccccgcatgcctaacagcttgcttggggctctgattaagaagttctggcccggcagatacactccccttagcacggtccccggtggcgcgacgaagctagccactacttgggcggactatgaggatgcccctgccgtaggcttcgcgacagctgctgaggctgtgaccaccaagttctgg tgcttctatcgtgtggacccggagcatgacacgcaggcgcgtctcactttgcgtggcgcttgcgagaggttgacaccgcagcagtggtacaaccaaaagttcaccagcgctagtgccttctgggctaacaagggtaagagggtcaagAAGGAGTACTTTGTTGGTAACGAGCCTACGGaggaatgggcaatgaccattgaggagtacatgtcg GTTTGTCcggagtgggccgagcagcatagggaggcatgggaggagctgattagggcgaggtggctcaggcaggacgaggagtttgcagccgtgtcgaggcgtaacatggagaaccgaggcaccggtggcacacactgcgcgggaaaccgcgactacacccgcttcaaggggaaaaag gtggccgaggcaccacctggggtggtgcttcatgatgcccagatatatgacatgatgcggacgaagcagaagcccaatcccgcattgcctcagccacagtactacggcaatgccaaggccgccaaggaggactactgcgacatggtcaagtctcgtcaccccgaggtggatgaccccttgagcattccggtcgacgaggagtcgttggtcctgtcggggcacgggcgtccgcatggccgtttcccttggatgaataaggcggtcaagcctacccactccacgagctacacgcgcctcaagcataccctcaccgccgacagcccccagcctcgtccacggcctgctcgtccacccgcctacgat cctgacttcgaggcggccttcgaagcctgcaatgaagcgtatcagcaggccgctgcgcagtggaataggcagaatacggcctacatggcgtacataggagtaagtctgaatctttcttctcgcaagtag
- the LOC127293690 gene encoding putative cyclic nucleotide-gated ion channel 8 isoform X1 produces the protein MFGCGRYKTKFIDGSKKKFVRLDDDEDAASSRMSYEASTAGIGGGERRRSAFHIGYGGVVGASRRRLAQPEALARGVITTGSAQLRTLGRSIRTGAAMAAVFQEDLKTTSKKIFDPQDRLLVRLNRSFLISCILSIAIDPMFFYGPVVTLDNNKNNMCIGIERSLAISTAVLRTVVDLFFLARIVLQFRTAFIAPSSRVFGRGELVIDTVEIAKRYFRRFFVADVLSILPLPQVIIWRFLFSNSKTAVLETKDNLLFIIIAQYVPRLVRIYPLSTELKRTSGVFAETALAGAAYYLLWYMLASHIVGAFWYLLSIERVSDCWRANCDEFPGCNTIYMYCGSTEENNDEFKEWTTVIKQVIYENCEPDGQNPFDYGIYSSAVTSEVIRSKDMTTKLLFCLWFGLANLSTLGQGLKTTIYTGESLFAISLATFGLILMAMLIGNIQTYLQSLTVRLEEMRVKRRDSEQWMHHRLLPQELRERVRRYDQYKWVNTRGVDEEALVQNLPKDLRRDIKRHLCLGLVRRVPLFDNMDERLLDAICERLKPALYTERTYIIREGDPVDQMVFIIRGSLESITTDGGRSGFFNRSMLQESDFCGEELLTWALDPKSGVSLPSSTRTVMALSEVEAFALHAEELKFVAGQFRRMHSKQVQHTFRFYSQQWRTWAATYIQAAWRRHLKRKAAELRRKEEEEEGRSSSFKTTILVSRFAAKMHRQRSKRDEEVMIHVPVPKPREPDFGIDD, from the exons ATGTTCGGCTGCGGCCGCTACAAGACCAAGTTCATCGACGGCAGCAAGAAGAAATTCGTAAG GCttgacgacgacgaggacgccGCGAGCAGCAGGATGTCGTACGAGGCGTCCACCGCCGGCATCGGCGGCGGGGAGCGGCGGCGCTCCGCCTTCCACATCGGGTACGGCGGCGTGGTTGGCGCTTCCCGGCGCCGGCTGGCGCAGCCGGAGGCCCTGGCGCGCGGCGTGATCACGACGGGGTCGGCGCAGCTCCGCACGCTGGGGCGGTCCATCCGcacgggcgcggccatggcggcggtgttcCAGGAGGACCTGAAGACCACGTCCAAGAAGATCTTCGACCCGCAGGACCGGCTCCTGGTGCGTCTGAACCGGAGCTTCCTCATCTCGTGCATCCTGTCCATCGCCATCGACCCCATGTTCTTCTACGGGCCCGTGGTGACCCTGGATAACAACAAAAACAACATGTGCATCGGCATCGAGAGGAGCctggccatctccaccgccgtgctCCGCACCGTGGTGGACCTCTTCTTCCTGGCGCGCATCGTGCTGCAGTTCCGCACCGCCTTCATCGCGCCCTCCTCCAGGGTGTTCGGCCGCGGCGAGCTGGTCATCGACACGGTGGAGATCGCCAAGCGCTACTTCCGCCGCTTCTTCGTCGCCGACGTGCTCTCCATCCTGCCGCTGCCGCAGGTGATCATCTGGAGGTTCCTCTTCAGCAACAGCAAGACCGCCGTGCTGGAGACCAAGGACAACCTGCTCTTCATCATCATCGCGCAGTACGTGCCGCGGCTGGTGCGGATATACCCGCTCTCCACGGAGCTCAAGCGCACCAGCGGCGTCTTCGCCGAGACGGCCCTCGCCGGCGCCGCCTACTACCTCCTCTGGTACATGCTCGCCAGCCAT ATCGTGGGCGCGTTCTGGTACCTGCTGTCGATCGAGCGGGTAAGCGACTGCTGGAGGGCCAACTGCGACGAGTTCCCCGGATGTAACACCATCTACATGTACTGCGGCTCCACGGAGGAGAACAACGACGAGTTCAAGGAGTGGACCACCGTGATCAAGCAGGTCATCTACGAGAACTGCGAGCCCGACGGACAGAACCCCTTCGACTACGGCATCTACTCCTCCGCCGTCACCTCGGAGGTCATCAGGTCAAAAGACATGACCACCAAGCTGCTCTTCTGCCTATGGTTTGGCCTCGCAAACTTGAG TACGCTCGGCCAGGGGCTCAAGACAACCATCTACACCGGGGAGTCGCTCTTCGCCATATCGCTCGCCACCTTCGGCCTCATCCTCATGGCCATGCTCATCGGAAACATTCAG ACGTATCTCCAGTCCCTGACGGTGCGCCTGGAGGAGATGCGGGTGAAGCGGCGCGACTCGGAGCAGTGGATGCACCACCGCCTCCTGCCGCAGGAGCTGCGCGAGCGCGTCCGGCGCTACGACCAGTACAAGTGGGTGAACACGCGCGGCGTCGACGAGGAGGCGCTGGTCCAGAACCTGCCCAAGGACCTCCGCCGCGACATCAAGCGCCACCTCTGCCTGGGCCTGGTCCGCCGCGTCCCGCTCTTCGACAACATGGACGAGCGGCTGCTGGACGCCATCTGCGAGCGGCTCAAGCCGGCGCTCTACACGGAGCGCACCTACATCATCCGCGAGGGAGACCCCGTGGACCAGATGGTCTTCATCATCCGCGGCAGCCTCGAGAGCATCACCACCGACGGCGGCCGCAGCGGCTTCTTCAACCGCAGCATGCTCCAGGAGAGCGACTTCTGCGGCGAGGAGCTGCTCACCTGGGCGCTCGACCCCAAGTCCGGGGTCAGCCTGCCCTCCTCCACGCGCACCGTCATGGCGCTCTCCGAGGTCGAGGCATTCGCGCTGCACGCCGAGGAGCTCAAGTTCGTGGCGGGGCAGTTCCGCCGCATGCACAGCAAGCAGGTGCAGCACACGTTCCGGTTCTACtcccagcagtggcgcacctgggCGGCCACCTACATCCAGGCGGCATGGCGGCGGCACCTCAAGCGGAAGGCCGCCGAGCTGCGgcggaaggaggaggaagaggagggccGATCGTCCAGCTTCAAGACCACCATACTGGTGTCCCGCTTCGCCGCCAAGATGCACAGGCAACGCTCCAAGCGGGATGAGGAGGTCATGATCCATGTCCCCGTGCCTAAGCCCCGTGAGCCTGACTTCGGCATTGATGACTGA
- the LOC127293690 gene encoding putative cyclic nucleotide-gated ion channel 9 isoform X2, with product MSYEASTAGIGGGERRRSAFHIGYGGVVGASRRRLAQPEALARGVITTGSAQLRTLGRSIRTGAAMAAVFQEDLKTTSKKIFDPQDRLLVRLNRSFLISCILSIAIDPMFFYGPVVTLDNNKNNMCIGIERSLAISTAVLRTVVDLFFLARIVLQFRTAFIAPSSRVFGRGELVIDTVEIAKRYFRRFFVADVLSILPLPQVIIWRFLFSNSKTAVLETKDNLLFIIIAQYVPRLVRIYPLSTELKRTSGVFAETALAGAAYYLLWYMLASHIVGAFWYLLSIERVSDCWRANCDEFPGCNTIYMYCGSTEENNDEFKEWTTVIKQVIYENCEPDGQNPFDYGIYSSAVTSEVIRSKDMTTKLLFCLWFGLANLSTLGQGLKTTIYTGESLFAISLATFGLILMAMLIGNIQTYLQSLTVRLEEMRVKRRDSEQWMHHRLLPQELRERVRRYDQYKWVNTRGVDEEALVQNLPKDLRRDIKRHLCLGLVRRVPLFDNMDERLLDAICERLKPALYTERTYIIREGDPVDQMVFIIRGSLESITTDGGRSGFFNRSMLQESDFCGEELLTWALDPKSGVSLPSSTRTVMALSEVEAFALHAEELKFVAGQFRRMHSKQVQHTFRFYSQQWRTWAATYIQAAWRRHLKRKAAELRRKEEEEEGRSSSFKTTILVSRFAAKMHRQRSKRDEEVMIHVPVPKPREPDFGIDD from the exons ATGTCGTACGAGGCGTCCACCGCCGGCATCGGCGGCGGGGAGCGGCGGCGCTCCGCCTTCCACATCGGGTACGGCGGCGTGGTTGGCGCTTCCCGGCGCCGGCTGGCGCAGCCGGAGGCCCTGGCGCGCGGCGTGATCACGACGGGGTCGGCGCAGCTCCGCACGCTGGGGCGGTCCATCCGcacgggcgcggccatggcggcggtgttcCAGGAGGACCTGAAGACCACGTCCAAGAAGATCTTCGACCCGCAGGACCGGCTCCTGGTGCGTCTGAACCGGAGCTTCCTCATCTCGTGCATCCTGTCCATCGCCATCGACCCCATGTTCTTCTACGGGCCCGTGGTGACCCTGGATAACAACAAAAACAACATGTGCATCGGCATCGAGAGGAGCctggccatctccaccgccgtgctCCGCACCGTGGTGGACCTCTTCTTCCTGGCGCGCATCGTGCTGCAGTTCCGCACCGCCTTCATCGCGCCCTCCTCCAGGGTGTTCGGCCGCGGCGAGCTGGTCATCGACACGGTGGAGATCGCCAAGCGCTACTTCCGCCGCTTCTTCGTCGCCGACGTGCTCTCCATCCTGCCGCTGCCGCAGGTGATCATCTGGAGGTTCCTCTTCAGCAACAGCAAGACCGCCGTGCTGGAGACCAAGGACAACCTGCTCTTCATCATCATCGCGCAGTACGTGCCGCGGCTGGTGCGGATATACCCGCTCTCCACGGAGCTCAAGCGCACCAGCGGCGTCTTCGCCGAGACGGCCCTCGCCGGCGCCGCCTACTACCTCCTCTGGTACATGCTCGCCAGCCAT ATCGTGGGCGCGTTCTGGTACCTGCTGTCGATCGAGCGGGTAAGCGACTGCTGGAGGGCCAACTGCGACGAGTTCCCCGGATGTAACACCATCTACATGTACTGCGGCTCCACGGAGGAGAACAACGACGAGTTCAAGGAGTGGACCACCGTGATCAAGCAGGTCATCTACGAGAACTGCGAGCCCGACGGACAGAACCCCTTCGACTACGGCATCTACTCCTCCGCCGTCACCTCGGAGGTCATCAGGTCAAAAGACATGACCACCAAGCTGCTCTTCTGCCTATGGTTTGGCCTCGCAAACTTGAG TACGCTCGGCCAGGGGCTCAAGACAACCATCTACACCGGGGAGTCGCTCTTCGCCATATCGCTCGCCACCTTCGGCCTCATCCTCATGGCCATGCTCATCGGAAACATTCAG ACGTATCTCCAGTCCCTGACGGTGCGCCTGGAGGAGATGCGGGTGAAGCGGCGCGACTCGGAGCAGTGGATGCACCACCGCCTCCTGCCGCAGGAGCTGCGCGAGCGCGTCCGGCGCTACGACCAGTACAAGTGGGTGAACACGCGCGGCGTCGACGAGGAGGCGCTGGTCCAGAACCTGCCCAAGGACCTCCGCCGCGACATCAAGCGCCACCTCTGCCTGGGCCTGGTCCGCCGCGTCCCGCTCTTCGACAACATGGACGAGCGGCTGCTGGACGCCATCTGCGAGCGGCTCAAGCCGGCGCTCTACACGGAGCGCACCTACATCATCCGCGAGGGAGACCCCGTGGACCAGATGGTCTTCATCATCCGCGGCAGCCTCGAGAGCATCACCACCGACGGCGGCCGCAGCGGCTTCTTCAACCGCAGCATGCTCCAGGAGAGCGACTTCTGCGGCGAGGAGCTGCTCACCTGGGCGCTCGACCCCAAGTCCGGGGTCAGCCTGCCCTCCTCCACGCGCACCGTCATGGCGCTCTCCGAGGTCGAGGCATTCGCGCTGCACGCCGAGGAGCTCAAGTTCGTGGCGGGGCAGTTCCGCCGCATGCACAGCAAGCAGGTGCAGCACACGTTCCGGTTCTACtcccagcagtggcgcacctgggCGGCCACCTACATCCAGGCGGCATGGCGGCGGCACCTCAAGCGGAAGGCCGCCGAGCTGCGgcggaaggaggaggaagaggagggccGATCGTCCAGCTTCAAGACCACCATACTGGTGTCCCGCTTCGCCGCCAAGATGCACAGGCAACGCTCCAAGCGGGATGAGGAGGTCATGATCCATGTCCCCGTGCCTAAGCCCCGTGAGCCTGACTTCGGCATTGATGACTGA